One genomic window of Geoanaerobacter pelophilus includes the following:
- a CDS encoding 3-deoxy-7-phosphoheptulonate synthase encodes MFVKTNNLKIKSITPIIAPADLRQVFPLSEESSEFVSSSRATIKNILLGKDPRLMVVVGPCSIHDPQGAHEYAHRLAKLAAEVSDQLFLIMRVYFEKPRTTVGWKGLINDPDMNETHQISKGLGVARSLLCKVTAHKLPIATEMLDPITPEYLADHLSWGAIGARTTESQTHRELASGLSFPIGFKNGTDGNMQIAIDAMIAAQHGHHFLGINREGLTSIVQTTGNPDVHMVLRGGKKPNYHPEDIAKTEEMLTKAGLFPTIMVDCSHGNSEKNHEKQPQVLAEVINQIEAGNRSISGVMIESYLEDGNQPMPKSPSEMKYGVSITDKCIGWATTEKVLREAHARLKKCGGRKI; translated from the coding sequence ATGTTCGTTAAGACCAACAATCTCAAGATCAAAAGCATCACACCGATAATCGCGCCGGCTGACCTCAGGCAGGTATTCCCTCTATCAGAAGAGTCGAGCGAATTCGTATCATCGAGCAGGGCAACCATCAAGAACATCCTGCTGGGGAAAGACCCCCGCCTGATGGTGGTTGTCGGGCCATGCTCGATCCACGACCCTCAAGGGGCCCATGAATATGCCCATCGCTTGGCAAAGCTGGCGGCTGAGGTTTCAGATCAGCTTTTCCTGATTATGCGGGTCTATTTCGAGAAACCGCGGACAACGGTTGGCTGGAAAGGTCTGATCAACGATCCCGACATGAACGAGACCCATCAGATCTCAAAGGGTCTGGGCGTGGCCCGGAGCCTGCTGTGCAAGGTTACAGCCCACAAACTGCCGATTGCCACCGAGATGCTCGACCCGATCACCCCGGAATACCTTGCCGATCATCTCTCCTGGGGCGCCATCGGCGCAAGGACCACGGAATCCCAGACCCACCGGGAACTGGCCAGCGGCCTGTCGTTTCCAATCGGTTTTAAAAACGGCACTGACGGTAATATGCAGATTGCCATAGATGCCATGATTGCGGCGCAGCACGGGCATCACTTTCTCGGCATCAATCGCGAGGGACTGACCTCGATCGTTCAAACTACCGGTAATCCCGATGTGCACATGGTTCTGCGCGGTGGCAAAAAACCTAACTATCACCCCGAGGATATCGCCAAGACCGAGGAGATGCTGACCAAGGCCGGGCTGTTTCCCACAATCATGGTCGATTGCAGCCACGGCAACTCCGAGAAAAACCACGAGAAGCAACCACAGGTGCTGGCGGAAGTCATCAACCAGATCGAGGCAGGCAACCGCTCAATCTCGGGAGTCATGATCGAGAGCTACCTTGAAGATGGCAACCAGCCCATGCCCAAGAGCCCCAGTGAGATGAAATATGGGGTTTCCATAACCGATAAGTGCATTGGCTGGGCAACCACCGAAAAAGTGCTGCGTGAAGCCCATGCAAGACTCAAGAAGTGTGGTGGCAGAAAAATCTGA
- the pncA gene encoding bifunctional nicotinamidase/pyrazinamidase gives MDKHSALLIVDVQNDFCPGGALAVAQGDQIIPAVNRAITSFSSQGLPIIASRDWHPEKTSHFRDYGGIWPPHCIQATAGAAFHPALKLPPNALILSKGTEADHDDYSAFHARDDQGRMLAEILADLGVNALYVCGLATDYCVKETVREAQRYRVAVTVLTDAIKGVDLKPGDSEKAVHEMMASGAKLATAADLPE, from the coding sequence ATGGATAAACATTCGGCCCTGTTAATCGTTGATGTCCAGAACGATTTCTGCCCGGGTGGCGCCCTGGCTGTTGCTCAAGGCGACCAGATCATCCCGGCCGTCAACCGGGCAATCACCTCTTTCAGCAGCCAGGGCCTGCCGATCATCGCCAGCCGGGACTGGCACCCGGAAAAAACCTCCCACTTTCGCGACTACGGCGGAATCTGGCCCCCGCACTGCATTCAGGCAACTGCTGGCGCGGCATTCCATCCGGCATTGAAACTCCCGCCAAATGCGCTAATCCTCTCCAAAGGGACCGAGGCAGATCATGATGATTATTCGGCCTTCCATGCCCGCGATGACCAGGGGCGCATGCTCGCAGAGATCCTGGCCGATCTCGGGGTCAATGCGCTTTATGTCTGCGGCCTCGCCACAGACTATTGCGTGAAGGAGACCGTCCGCGAGGCACAGCGATACCGGGTTGCAGTCACGGTGCTCACCGATGCAATCAAAGGGGTGGACCTGAAGCCCGGAGACTCAGAAAAAGCGGTGCACGAGATGATGGCATCAGGGGCAAAACTGGCCACTGCTGCCGATCTTCCAGAATAA